A genomic segment from Polyangium mundeleinium encodes:
- a CDS encoding NAD(P)-dependent oxidoreductase: protein MKILVFGASGPTGREVVTQAIDAGYEVRAFARRPAAVGAWSPRLELVQGDVLEWGHVGPAMRGVDAVISALGTGRDFGETNLFSDGFAAILWAMAEARVRRFVCVTSAGTIEDPNEPFWYRTAGRWMARHVYADQRRAEERLRASDSDWTIVRPPRLLDGPKRSDYKIVKDGPAGKSYEVSRADLAEFMVAEMMAMKYVRAAVGIGY, encoded by the coding sequence ATGAAGATCTTGGTCTTCGGGGCTTCGGGGCCCACTGGTCGGGAGGTCGTCACGCAGGCGATCGACGCGGGGTACGAGGTACGCGCGTTCGCGCGCAGGCCCGCGGCCGTCGGCGCCTGGTCGCCGCGCCTCGAGCTCGTGCAAGGAGACGTGCTCGAGTGGGGGCACGTGGGGCCCGCGATGCGCGGCGTCGACGCGGTCATCTCGGCGCTCGGGACGGGGAGGGACTTCGGCGAGACGAATCTGTTTTCCGACGGGTTCGCGGCCATCCTGTGGGCGATGGCCGAGGCCCGCGTGCGCAGGTTCGTGTGCGTGACGTCGGCCGGGACGATCGAGGATCCGAACGAGCCGTTCTGGTACCGGACCGCGGGCCGATGGATGGCGCGGCACGTGTACGCCGATCAACGAAGGGCCGAGGAGCGCCTCCGCGCGAGCGACTCCGACTGGACCATCGTGCGCCCGCCGCGCCTCCTCGACGGACCGAAGAGGAGTGATTACAAGATCGTGAAGGACGGGCCCGCCGGCAAGTCGTACGAAGTCAGCCGCGCGGACCTCGCCGAGTTCATGGTGGCCGAGATGATGGCGATGAAATACGTCCGCGCCGCCGTGGGAATCGGGTATTAG